In Dysgonomonadaceae bacterium zrk40, one genomic interval encodes:
- a CDS encoding sodium-translocating pyrophosphatase: protein MNYFYLVPAASVVALLFALYFFKRMMRESEGTEKMVTIARYVREGAMSYLTQQYRVVIVVFVILAILFGVMAYFGLQNNWVPFAFLTGGFFSGLAGFFGMKTATYASARTANAVQRSLNSGLQIAFRSGAVMGLVVVGLALLDISVWYLVLDHFIEDEATGHKLVMITTTMLTFGMGASTQALFARVGGGIYTKAADVGADLVGKVEAGIPEDDPRNPATIADNVGDNVGDVAGMGADLYESYCGSILSTAALGASAYVLNPAMQTKAVFAPMIIAAIGVFLSIIGIFLVRTGEKASVKQLMDSLNRGVNVSAVLIAGATFGILYLLGFSNWVGLSFSVIAGLLAGIIIGQGTEYFTSHSYRPTRMIAESAKTGPATVIIAGMGNGFISTVIPVVTIVAAILISYLSAIRFDVANMMSAANLSMGLYGIAIAAVGMLSTLGITLATDAYGPIADNAGGNAEMSGLGPEVRKRTDALDALGNTTAATGKGFAIGSAALTALALIASYMEEIRIGMMRLGHTLLEFADGETVEVARASFVDFMNYYQVTLMNPKVLAGIFIGSMMAFLFCGLTMNAVGRAAQKMVEEVRRQFRDIKGILTGEATPDYALCVEISTKGAQREMLLPSLLAIAIPILIGILLGVPGVLGLLAGGLGAGFVLAIFMANSGGAWDNAKKYIEEGHLGGKGSDAHKATVVGDTVGDPFKDTSGPSLNILIKLMSMVSIVMAGLTVAWSLL from the coding sequence GTGAATTACTTTTATCTTGTACCGGCAGCCTCCGTGGTTGCGTTGTTGTTTGCCCTTTACTTCTTCAAGCGGATGATGCGTGAGAGTGAGGGTACTGAAAAAATGGTTACCATCGCGCGCTATGTGCGGGAGGGAGCAATGTCCTATCTCACCCAGCAATACAGGGTGGTAATAGTGGTCTTCGTCATACTGGCCATCCTTTTTGGAGTGATGGCATACTTTGGGTTGCAAAACAACTGGGTTCCATTTGCCTTTCTTACCGGTGGCTTTTTCTCCGGACTGGCCGGCTTCTTCGGGATGAAGACCGCCACCTACGCTTCGGCCCGCACAGCCAATGCCGTGCAGCGGTCGCTCAACAGTGGACTGCAGATTGCATTCCGCTCCGGAGCAGTGATGGGCTTGGTGGTGGTAGGGTTGGCACTGCTCGATATCTCGGTGTGGTACCTGGTGCTCGATCATTTCATCGAAGATGAAGCGACCGGTCACAAGCTGGTAATGATCACCACCACCATGCTCACCTTCGGCATGGGTGCCTCTACCCAGGCGCTCTTTGCCCGTGTGGGAGGGGGTATCTATACCAAGGCGGCCGATGTGGGTGCCGACCTTGTGGGGAAGGTAGAAGCGGGCATCCCCGAGGATGACCCCCGCAATCCCGCCACCATCGCCGACAACGTGGGTGACAACGTGGGTGACGTGGCCGGCATGGGTGCCGACCTCTACGAATCCTACTGTGGTTCCATCCTCTCCACGGCGGCACTGGGTGCCTCAGCCTATGTGCTTAATCCCGCGATGCAAACGAAAGCGGTTTTCGCCCCGATGATCATTGCAGCCATCGGTGTTTTCCTCTCCATCATCGGCATCTTCCTGGTGCGTACAGGCGAGAAAGCATCGGTGAAGCAACTGATGGATTCCCTCAACAGGGGGGTCAACGTGAGTGCTGTGCTAATTGCCGGCGCTACCTTCGGCATCCTCTACCTGCTGGGCTTCAGCAACTGGGTGGGTCTCTCCTTCTCGGTGATCGCCGGGCTGCTGGCCGGCATCATCATTGGTCAGGGCACCGAATATTTCACATCGCACTCCTACCGTCCCACGAGGATGATCGCGGAGAGTGCCAAGACTGGTCCTGCCACGGTGATCATCGCCGGTATGGGCAACGGATTCATCTCTACCGTGATTCCAGTGGTTACGATTGTGGCGGCCATCCTGATCTCCTACCTGTCGGCCATCCGCTTCGACGTAGCGAACATGATGAGTGCCGCGAACCTTAGCATGGGGCTCTATGGCATCGCCATCGCCGCGGTCGGGATGCTCTCCACGCTGGGCATCACACTGGCCACCGATGCTTACGGACCCATTGCCGACAATGCGGGTGGCAACGCTGAGATGAGCGGTCTCGGGCCTGAAGTGCGCAAGCGTACCGATGCGCTGGATGCGCTAGGCAACACCACTGCCGCTACCGGCAAGGGATTTGCCATCGGCTCGGCGGCACTGACGGCGCTGGCGCTGATCGCCTCCTACATGGAGGAGATTCGCATCGGCATGATGCGGCTCGGACATACGCTGTTGGAGTTCGCTGACGGTGAGACGGTGGAGGTGGCCAGGGCCAGCTTTGTCGATTTCATGAACTACTATCAGGTGACGCTGATGAACCCAAAGGTGCTGGCAGGCATCTTCATCGGATCCATGATGGCATTTCTCTTCTGCGGACTGACAATGAACGCTGTGGGCAGGGCGGCACAGAAGATGGTGGAGGAGGTGCGCCGACAGTTCCGTGATATCAAGGGGATACTGACGGGTGAGGCTACACCCGACTATGCGCTCTGTGTGGAGATCTCCACCAAGGGAGCACAACGTGAGATGCTCCTTCCTTCACTCCTGGCCATCGCGATACCCATTCTGATTGGTATCTTGCTGGGCGTTCCCGGCGTGTTGGGATTGCTGGCCGGGGGGCTGGGAGCCGGTTTCGTACTGGCCATCTTCATGGCCAACTCGGGGGGTGCCTGGGACAATGCCAAAAAGTACATCGAAGAGGGACACCTCGGCGGCAAGGGAAGCGATGCACACAAGGCCACGGTGGTGGGCGATACGGTGGGTGATCCCTTCAAGGATACCTCCGGGCCGTCGCTCAACATCCTGATCAAGCTGATGAGCATGGTCTCCATCGTGATGGCCGGCCTGACGGTAGCCTGGAGCCTCCTGTAA
- a CDS encoding ROK family transcriptional regulator, with translation MVKNHFFKSDKSPKNIQIKKDIISHFINLGNDTIAELAKELDLSVPTITKFIGELTDQGLITEFGKIHTPGGRHPIVYGLKPTSAYFVGADMSRHHLNIALMDFTGRIVDNEMGISFTYENTPESFDLLCGHLQKFIDKTGEMKPKIYHINLNISGRVNPETGYSFSSFYFSEEPISEILTEKLHYPVSIDNDTRAMAYGEYMKGVVENEKNVIFVNVSWGLGIGIIIDGKPYYGKSGFSGEFGHFPIYDNEIICHCGKKGCLETEASGLAIHRTVKERIRQGESSILTQKVKDLDQLTLTHIIEATNNEDPLCIEIVEEVGYKLGRYIAGLINIFNPELVVIGGQVAETEGFLMLPIRSSIKKHSLNLVNKDTQIVTSKLKNKAGIIGACMIARSRLFSE, from the coding sequence ATGGTGAAAAATCACTTTTTCAAGAGCGACAAAAGTCCGAAAAATATTCAAATAAAAAAGGACATCATCTCCCATTTCATCAACTTGGGCAACGATACAATTGCTGAATTGGCAAAAGAGCTCGATTTGAGCGTACCCACCATCACCAAGTTCATCGGTGAACTGACGGACCAGGGTTTGATTACTGAATTCGGGAAGATACATACCCCCGGTGGCCGTCATCCCATTGTATATGGACTGAAACCCACCTCCGCCTACTTCGTTGGTGCTGACATGAGCCGTCACCACCTCAACATCGCGCTGATGGATTTCACCGGCAGGATTGTGGACAACGAAATGGGCATCTCCTTCACCTACGAGAACACTCCCGAATCGTTCGACCTGCTCTGCGGGCACCTGCAGAAATTCATCGACAAGACAGGAGAGATGAAGCCCAAGATCTATCACATCAACCTGAACATTTCCGGAAGAGTTAATCCGGAAACAGGTTACAGTTTTAGCAGCTTTTACTTCAGCGAAGAACCCATCAGTGAGATCCTCACCGAGAAGCTCCACTATCCGGTGAGCATCGACAACGACACCCGGGCCATGGCTTACGGTGAGTACATGAAAGGGGTGGTTGAAAACGAAAAAAACGTCATCTTCGTCAACGTGAGCTGGGGACTTGGCATTGGCATCATCATCGACGGCAAGCCCTATTACGGTAAATCGGGTTTTTCAGGCGAGTTTGGTCACTTCCCCATCTACGACAATGAGATTATCTGTCATTGCGGAAAGAAAGGATGCCTCGAAACCGAAGCATCAGGCCTGGCCATACACCGTACCGTCAAAGAGCGGATCAGACAGGGGGAAAGCAGTATCCTCACCCAAAAGGTGAAGGACCTGGATCAGCTCACCCTGACCCATATCATTGAAGCCACCAACAACGAAGATCCGCTCTGCATTGAGATCGTGGAAGAGGTGGGCTATAAATTGGGAAGGTACATCGCAGGGCTGATTAACATCTTCAACCCCGAGCTGGTGGTGATTGGCGGACAGGTAGCTGAGACTGAAGGCTTCCTCATGCTGCCTATCCGCAGTTCCATTAAAAAGCATTCTCTGAACCTGGTGAACAAAGACACCCAAATTGTCACCTCCAAATTAAAGAACAAAGCCGGCATCATTGGTGCCTGCATGATTGCTCGTAGCAGGCTGTTTTCTGAATAA
- a CDS encoding malate dehydrogenase has product MSFLTNDKLTIVGAAGMIGSNMAQTAAMMRLTPNICLYDPFALGLEGVVEEMRHCGFEGVNFTYSTDVKEAFSGSKYMISSGGAPRKDGMTREDLLKGNAEIAAQLGKDIKNYCPELKHLTIIFNPADITGLVALIYSGLKPSQVTTLAALDSTRLQSELAKNFGVEQSKVTGARTYGGHGEQMAVFASTAKIDGTPLSELIGTEKLTNEAWADLKVRVTKGGANIIKLRGRSSFQSPAYTSVEMIRATMGGEAFRWPSGCYVNTPEFGHIMMGMETTLDKNGVSFGEVKGTDAEIADLKQSYGHLVKLRDEVIAMGIIPTVDQWSSVNPNL; this is encoded by the coding sequence ATGAGCTTTTTAACGAACGACAAACTGACAATTGTAGGAGCAGCCGGCATGATCGGTTCCAACATGGCACAGACTGCTGCCATGATGCGTTTAACACCCAATATCTGTCTCTACGACCCCTTTGCACTGGGTCTCGAGGGAGTGGTTGAAGAGATGCGTCACTGTGGCTTTGAAGGCGTGAACTTCACCTATTCAACCGATGTGAAGGAGGCCTTCAGCGGCAGCAAGTACATGATCTCTTCCGGTGGTGCGCCCCGTAAGGATGGCATGACCCGTGAGGATCTGCTGAAGGGCAACGCTGAGATTGCCGCACAGCTTGGCAAGGATATCAAGAATTACTGTCCCGAGCTGAAGCACCTCACCATCATCTTCAATCCGGCCGACATCACCGGGCTGGTGGCGTTGATCTATTCAGGTCTGAAGCCGTCACAGGTGACCACCCTGGCAGCACTTGACAGCACCCGCCTGCAGAGTGAACTGGCAAAGAACTTCGGTGTGGAGCAGAGCAAGGTGACCGGTGCCCGCACTTATGGTGGCCACGGTGAGCAGATGGCTGTTTTTGCCTCTACCGCAAAAATTGATGGCACACCATTGTCCGAACTGATCGGCACTGAAAAGTTGACCAACGAAGCATGGGCTGACCTGAAGGTGCGTGTCACCAAGGGGGGTGCCAACATCATCAAGCTGCGCGGCCGTTCTTCCTTCCAAAGCCCTGCATACACCTCTGTGGAGATGATCCGTGCCACCATGGGCGGAGAAGCCTTCCGCTGGCCTTCAGGCTGTTACGTGAACACCCCCGAGTTTGGCCACATCATGATGGGAATGGAAACCACACTCGACAAGAACGGTGTTTCTTTCGGTGAGGTGAAGGGTACTGACGCCGAGATTGCTGATCTGAAGCAGAGCTACGGCCACCTGGTGAAGCTGCGCGACGAAGTGATTGCCATGGGAATCATCCCCACGGTGGATCAGTGGAGCAGTGTCAACCCGAATCTGTAA